Proteins encoded within one genomic window of Suricata suricatta isolate VVHF042 chromosome 17, meerkat_22Aug2017_6uvM2_HiC, whole genome shotgun sequence:
- the KCNH4 gene encoding potassium voltage-gated channel subfamily H member 4 isoform X1, translated as MPVMKGLLAPQNTFLDTIATRFDGTHSNFLLANAQGPRGFPIVYCSDGFCELTGYGRTEVMQKTCSCRFLYGPETSEPALQRLHKALEGHQEHRAEICFYRKDGSPFWCLLDMMPIKNEMGEVVLFLFSFKDITQSGGPGLGPSGGHGDSNHENSLGRRGASSRLRSARRQSRTVLHRLTGHFGRRGRGGMKTNNNVFEPKPSVPEYKVASVGGSRCLLLHYSVPKAVWDGLILLATFYVAVTVPYNVCFLGDDDTPITSRHTLVSDIAVEMLFILDIILNFRTTYVSQSGQVVSAPRSIGLHYLATWFFVDLIAALPFDLLYVFNITVTSLVHLLKTVRLLRLLRLLQKLERYSQCSAVVLTLLMSVFALLAHWMACVWYVIGRREMEANDPLLWDIGWLHELGKRLEEPYVNGSAGGPSRRSAYIAALYFTLSSLTSVGFGNVCANTDAEKIFSICTMLIGALMHAVVFGNVTAIIQRMYSRRSLYHSRMKDLKDFIRVHRLPRPLKQRMLESFQTTWAVNSGIDANELLRDFPDELRADIAMHLNREILQLPLFGAASRGCLRALSLHIKTSFCAPGEYLLRRGDALQAHYYVCSGSLEVLRDNMVLAILGKGDLIGADIPEPGQDPGSGAVPSCVLKTSADVKALTYCGLQQLSSRGLAEVLRLYPEYGAAFRAGLPRDLTFNLRQGSDTNGLNRFSRSPRLSQPRSESLGSSSDKTLPSITEAETGVESGGGSRPRRPLLLPNLSPARPRGSLVSLLGEELPPFSALVSSPSLSPFPSPALAGRGHSPSPHGPPRGSAAWKPPQLLIPPLGTFGPPDLSPRIVDGIEDSGSTAEAPTFRFSRRTEHPRPCSQAPPSGTRPSQELATEAEEMKEKVCRLNQEISRLNQEVSQLSRELRHIMGLLQARLGPPSHPVLSARLPDPPGPQLRPPRISPCLSGPPPSLQDSTLAEVHCPASVGTAEMGAAPPNLRLSMLSPYPSEPEPLGPSPVPEAPSPTPSPMQHSVRSRSDTFH; from the exons ATGCCGGTCATGAAGGGGTTGCTGGCCCCGCAAAACACCTTCCTGGACACCATCGCCACACGCTTCGACGGCACGC ACAGCAACTTCCTGCTGGCCAACGCACAGGGCCCACGGGGCTTTCCCATTGTCTACTGCTCCGACGGATTCTGTGAGCTTACAGGCTACGGCCGCACCGAGGTCATGCAGAAAACCTGCAGCTGCCGTTTCCTCTATGGTCCAGAGACCAGCGAGCCAGCACTGCAGAGGCTGCACAAGGCCCTGGAGGGCCATCAGGAGCACCGGGCTGAAATCTGCTTCTATCGAAAGGATG GCTCGCCCTTTTGGTGCCTCTTGGACATGATGCCCATCAAGAATGAGATGGGAGAGGTCgtgcttttcctcttttccttcaagGACATCACTCAGAGTGGAGGCCCAGGACTTGGCCCCTCAGGAGGCCATGGGGACAGTAATCATG AAAACTCCCTTGGCAGGAGGGGAGCCAGCTCAAGACTTCGATCTGCCAGGAGGCAGAGCCGTACTGTCCTACACCGGCTGACTGGCCATTTTGGCCGACGGGGCCGGGGAGGCATGAAAACCAATAAT AACGTGTTTGAGCCAAAGCCATCAGTGCCCGAGTACAAGGTGGCCTCCGTGGGGGGGTCCCGCTGCCTCCTCCTCCACTACAGCGTCCCCAAGGCTGTGTGGGACGGCCTCATTCTCCTCGCCACCTTCTACGTTGCGGTCACCGTTCCCTACAATGTCTGCTTCTTGGGCGATGACGACACCCCCATCACTTCCCGACACACCCTTGTCAGCGATATCGCCGTGGAGATGCTCTTCATCCTGG ATATCATCCTGAACTTCCGCACCACCTATGTGTCCCAGTCCGGCCAGGTGGTCTCTGCTCCTCGTTCCATTGGCCTTCACTACCTGGCCACCTGGTTCTTTGTTGACCTTATTGCTGCTCTGCCTTTTGACCTGCTTTATGTCTTCAACATCACCGTG ACCTCGCTGGTGCACCTTCTGAAGACAGTGCGGCTGCTGAGGCTGCTGCGGCTGCTGCAGAAGCTGGAGCGGTACTCACAGTGCAGCGCCGTGGTCCTCACCCTGCTCATGTCTGTCTTCGCGCTCCTCGCCCACTGGATGGCCTGCGTCTGGTACGTCATCGGGCGCCGGGAGATGGAGGCCAATGACCCGCTGCTTTGGGACATCG GCTGGTTGCACGAGCTGGGCAAGCGGCTGGAGGAGCCCTACGTCAATGGCTCGGCGGGCGGCCCGTCGCGGCGCAGTGCCTACATCGCGGCTCTCTACTTCACTCTGAGCAGCCTCACCAGCGTGGGCTTCGGCAACGTGTGCGCCAACACAGATGCGGAGAAGATCTTCTCCATCTGCACCATGCTCATAGGCG CGCTGATGCACGCCGTGGTGTTCGGAAACGTGACGGCCATCATCCAGCGCATGTACTCGCGCCGTTCACTCTACCACAGCCGCATGAAGGACCTCAAGGACTTCATCCGCGTGCACCGCCTGCCGCGGCCGCTCAAGCAGCGCATGCTCGAGTCCTTCCAGACCACTTGGGCTGTCAACAGCGGCATAGACGCCAATGAG TTACTGCGTGACTTCCCAGACGAGCTGAGAGCTGACATCGCTATGCACCTGAATCGGGAGATCCTGCAGCTGCCGCTGTTTGGAGCAGCGAGCAGAGGCTGCCTGCGGGCCCTCTCCCTGCACATCAAGACCTCGTTCTGCGCTCCAGGCGAGTACCTGTTGCGCCGTGGGGACGCCCTGCAGGCACACTACTACGTTTGCTCCGGCTCGCTTGAGGTGCTTCGAGACAACATGGTGCTGGCCATCCTGG GGAAGGGGGACCTGATTGGGGCAGATATCCCTGAGCCGGGGCAGGACCCTGGGTCAGGGGCAGTCCCAAGCTGCGTGCTGAAGACCAGCGCTGACGTGAAGGCACTGACCTACTGTGGCCTGCAGCAGCTGAGCAGCAGAGGGCTGGCTGAGGTCCTGAGGCTCTATCCTGAGTACGGGGCTGCCTTCCGGGCTGGCCTGCCCCGGGACCTTACCTTCAACCTGCGCCAGGGCTCTGATACCAAT GGCCTCAACCGCTTTTCCCGATCTCCTCGCCTCTCCCAG CCCCGCTCTGAAAGCCTTGGCTCCTCCTCAGACAAGACCCTGCCATCCATCACAGAGGCCGAGACTGGGGTGGAGTCTGGGGGTGGTTCTAGGCCCCGCCGGCCCCTCCTGCTGCCCAACCTCAGTCCAGCGCGGCCCCGGGGCTCCCTGGTCAGCCTCTTGGGCGAGGAGCTGCCCCCATTCTCAGCCCttgtctcctccccttccctgtccccattcccttcccctgccctggcTGGCCGGggccacagcccctcccctcatgGGCCCCCCAGGGGTTCTGCTGCCTGGAAGCCCCCCCAGCTTCTCATTCCCCCACTGGGAACCTTTGGACCTCCGGACCTCAGTCCCCG GATAGTGGATGGCATTGAGGACTCTGGAAGCACAGCAGAGGCCCCTACATTCCGGTTCAGCAGGAGGACTGAGCACCCTCGGCCCTGCTCACAGGCCCCTCCTTCAG GGACCAGACCCAGCCAGGAACTGGCTACTGAGGCTGAGGAGATGAAGGAAAAAGTCTGCAGGCTGAACCAGGAG ATCTCCCGCCTCAACCAGGAAGTATCTCAGCTGAGCAGGGAGCTTCGACACATCATGGGCCTGCTACAGGCCAGGCTGGGTCCCCCAAGCCACCCAGTTCTGTCTGCTCGGCTCCCAGACCCTCCTGGTCCCCAGCTGAGGCCTCCTCGCATCTCACCTTGTCTATCTGGACCACCACCCAGCCTCCAGGATAGTACTCTTGCTGAGGTCCACTGCCCGGCCAGTGTGGGGACAGCAGAGATGGGGGCTGCACCCCCTAACCTGAGGCTCTCCATGCTGTCCCCCTACccctcagagcctgagcctcTAGGACCTTCCCCAGTGCCAGAGGCCCCATCCCCGACCCCAAGCCCCATGCAGCACAGCGTTCGGTCCAGGTCAGACACGTTCCACTGA
- the KCNH4 gene encoding potassium voltage-gated channel subfamily H member 4 isoform X2 has protein sequence MPVMKGLLAPQNTFLDTIATRFDGTHSNFLLANAQGPRGFPIVYCSDGFCELTGYGRTEVMQKTCSCRFLYGPETSEPALQRLHKALEGHQEHRAEICFYRKDGSPFWCLLDMMPIKNEMGEVVLFLFSFKDITQSGGPGLGPSGGHGDSNHENSLGRRGASSRLRSARRQSRTVLHRLTGHFGRRGRGGMKTNNNVFEPKPSVPEYKVASVGGSRCLLLHYSVPKAVWDGLILLATFYVAVTVPYNVCFLGDDDTPITSRHTLVSDIAVEMLFILDIILNFRTTYVSQSGQVVSAPRSIGLHYLATWFFVDLIAALPFDLLYVFNITVTSLVHLLKTVRLLRLLRLLQKLERYSQCSAVVLTLLMSVFALLAHWMACVCLTSVGFGNVCANTDAEKIFSICTMLIGALMHAVVFGNVTAIIQRMYSRRSLYHSRMKDLKDFIRVHRLPRPLKQRMLESFQTTWAVNSGIDANELLRDFPDELRADIAMHLNREILQLPLFGAASRGCLRALSLHIKTSFCAPGEYLLRRGDALQAHYYVCSGSLEVLRDNMVLAILGKGDLIGADIPEPGQDPGSGAVPSCVLKTSADVKALTYCGLQQLSSRGLAEVLRLYPEYGAAFRAGLPRDLTFNLRQGSDTNGLNRFSRSPRLSQPRSESLGSSSDKTLPSITEAETGVESGGGSRPRRPLLLPNLSPARPRGSLVSLLGEELPPFSALVSSPSLSPFPSPALAGRGHSPSPHGPPRGSAAWKPPQLLIPPLGTFGPPDLSPRIVDGIEDSGSTAEAPTFRFSRRTEHPRPCSQAPPSGTRPSQELATEAEEMKEKVCRLNQEISRLNQEVSQLSRELRHIMGLLQARLGPPSHPVLSARLPDPPGPQLRPPRISPCLSGPPPSLQDSTLAEVHCPASVGTAEMGAAPPNLRLSMLSPYPSEPEPLGPSPVPEAPSPTPSPMQHSVRSRSDTFH, from the exons ATGCCGGTCATGAAGGGGTTGCTGGCCCCGCAAAACACCTTCCTGGACACCATCGCCACACGCTTCGACGGCACGC ACAGCAACTTCCTGCTGGCCAACGCACAGGGCCCACGGGGCTTTCCCATTGTCTACTGCTCCGACGGATTCTGTGAGCTTACAGGCTACGGCCGCACCGAGGTCATGCAGAAAACCTGCAGCTGCCGTTTCCTCTATGGTCCAGAGACCAGCGAGCCAGCACTGCAGAGGCTGCACAAGGCCCTGGAGGGCCATCAGGAGCACCGGGCTGAAATCTGCTTCTATCGAAAGGATG GCTCGCCCTTTTGGTGCCTCTTGGACATGATGCCCATCAAGAATGAGATGGGAGAGGTCgtgcttttcctcttttccttcaagGACATCACTCAGAGTGGAGGCCCAGGACTTGGCCCCTCAGGAGGCCATGGGGACAGTAATCATG AAAACTCCCTTGGCAGGAGGGGAGCCAGCTCAAGACTTCGATCTGCCAGGAGGCAGAGCCGTACTGTCCTACACCGGCTGACTGGCCATTTTGGCCGACGGGGCCGGGGAGGCATGAAAACCAATAAT AACGTGTTTGAGCCAAAGCCATCAGTGCCCGAGTACAAGGTGGCCTCCGTGGGGGGGTCCCGCTGCCTCCTCCTCCACTACAGCGTCCCCAAGGCTGTGTGGGACGGCCTCATTCTCCTCGCCACCTTCTACGTTGCGGTCACCGTTCCCTACAATGTCTGCTTCTTGGGCGATGACGACACCCCCATCACTTCCCGACACACCCTTGTCAGCGATATCGCCGTGGAGATGCTCTTCATCCTGG ATATCATCCTGAACTTCCGCACCACCTATGTGTCCCAGTCCGGCCAGGTGGTCTCTGCTCCTCGTTCCATTGGCCTTCACTACCTGGCCACCTGGTTCTTTGTTGACCTTATTGCTGCTCTGCCTTTTGACCTGCTTTATGTCTTCAACATCACCGTG ACCTCGCTGGTGCACCTTCTGAAGACAGTGCGGCTGCTGAGGCTGCTGCGGCTGCTGCAGAAGCTGGAGCGGTACTCACAGTGCAGCGCCGTGGTCCTCACCCTGCTCATGTCTGTCTTCGCGCTCCTCGCCCACTGGATGGCCTGCGTCTG CCTCACCAGCGTGGGCTTCGGCAACGTGTGCGCCAACACAGATGCGGAGAAGATCTTCTCCATCTGCACCATGCTCATAGGCG CGCTGATGCACGCCGTGGTGTTCGGAAACGTGACGGCCATCATCCAGCGCATGTACTCGCGCCGTTCACTCTACCACAGCCGCATGAAGGACCTCAAGGACTTCATCCGCGTGCACCGCCTGCCGCGGCCGCTCAAGCAGCGCATGCTCGAGTCCTTCCAGACCACTTGGGCTGTCAACAGCGGCATAGACGCCAATGAG TTACTGCGTGACTTCCCAGACGAGCTGAGAGCTGACATCGCTATGCACCTGAATCGGGAGATCCTGCAGCTGCCGCTGTTTGGAGCAGCGAGCAGAGGCTGCCTGCGGGCCCTCTCCCTGCACATCAAGACCTCGTTCTGCGCTCCAGGCGAGTACCTGTTGCGCCGTGGGGACGCCCTGCAGGCACACTACTACGTTTGCTCCGGCTCGCTTGAGGTGCTTCGAGACAACATGGTGCTGGCCATCCTGG GGAAGGGGGACCTGATTGGGGCAGATATCCCTGAGCCGGGGCAGGACCCTGGGTCAGGGGCAGTCCCAAGCTGCGTGCTGAAGACCAGCGCTGACGTGAAGGCACTGACCTACTGTGGCCTGCAGCAGCTGAGCAGCAGAGGGCTGGCTGAGGTCCTGAGGCTCTATCCTGAGTACGGGGCTGCCTTCCGGGCTGGCCTGCCCCGGGACCTTACCTTCAACCTGCGCCAGGGCTCTGATACCAAT GGCCTCAACCGCTTTTCCCGATCTCCTCGCCTCTCCCAG CCCCGCTCTGAAAGCCTTGGCTCCTCCTCAGACAAGACCCTGCCATCCATCACAGAGGCCGAGACTGGGGTGGAGTCTGGGGGTGGTTCTAGGCCCCGCCGGCCCCTCCTGCTGCCCAACCTCAGTCCAGCGCGGCCCCGGGGCTCCCTGGTCAGCCTCTTGGGCGAGGAGCTGCCCCCATTCTCAGCCCttgtctcctccccttccctgtccccattcccttcccctgccctggcTGGCCGGggccacagcccctcccctcatgGGCCCCCCAGGGGTTCTGCTGCCTGGAAGCCCCCCCAGCTTCTCATTCCCCCACTGGGAACCTTTGGACCTCCGGACCTCAGTCCCCG GATAGTGGATGGCATTGAGGACTCTGGAAGCACAGCAGAGGCCCCTACATTCCGGTTCAGCAGGAGGACTGAGCACCCTCGGCCCTGCTCACAGGCCCCTCCTTCAG GGACCAGACCCAGCCAGGAACTGGCTACTGAGGCTGAGGAGATGAAGGAAAAAGTCTGCAGGCTGAACCAGGAG ATCTCCCGCCTCAACCAGGAAGTATCTCAGCTGAGCAGGGAGCTTCGACACATCATGGGCCTGCTACAGGCCAGGCTGGGTCCCCCAAGCCACCCAGTTCTGTCTGCTCGGCTCCCAGACCCTCCTGGTCCCCAGCTGAGGCCTCCTCGCATCTCACCTTGTCTATCTGGACCACCACCCAGCCTCCAGGATAGTACTCTTGCTGAGGTCCACTGCCCGGCCAGTGTGGGGACAGCAGAGATGGGGGCTGCACCCCCTAACCTGAGGCTCTCCATGCTGTCCCCCTACccctcagagcctgagcctcTAGGACCTTCCCCAGTGCCAGAGGCCCCATCCCCGACCCCAAGCCCCATGCAGCACAGCGTTCGGTCCAGGTCAGACACGTTCCACTGA
- the HCRT gene encoding orexin has translation MNPPSTKVPWAAATLLLLLLLLPPALLSPGAAAQPLPDCCRQKTCSCRLYELLHGAGNHAAGILTLGKRRSGPPGLQGRLQRLLQASGNHAAGILTMGRRAGAEPAPRPCPGLRCPAAAAPSAVPGGRSGV, from the exons ATGAACCCTCCCTCTACAAAG GTTCCCTGGGCCGCCGcgacgctgctgctgctgctgctgttgctacCGCCCGCGCTGCTGTCGCCAGGAGCAGCCGCGCAGCCTCTGCCCGACTGCTGCCGCCAGAAGACGTGCTCCTGCCGCCTCTACGAGCTGCTGCACGGCGCGGGCAACCACGCGGCCGGCATCCTCACGCTGGGCAAGCGGCGGTCAGGGCCCCCGGGCCTCCAGGGCCGGCTGCAGCGCCTCCTGCAGGCCAGCGGCAACCACGCAGCCGGCATCCTGACCATGGGCCGCCGCGCAGGCGCAGAGCCAGCGCCGCGCCCCTGCCCCGGGCTCAGGTGTCCCGCGGCTGCCGCTCCCTCTGCGGTGCCTGGGGGGCGGTCCGGAGTTTGA